From a region of the Triticum aestivum cultivar Chinese Spring chromosome 7D, IWGSC CS RefSeq v2.1, whole genome shotgun sequence genome:
- the LOC123165584 gene encoding telomerase reverse transcriptase isoform X1, with the protein MARRRRRRAFGGRPELRLAYGSHARPLGRAIIALLPPSPPPGAPCPVCRGAASGCLACRRWAHLLRDGDPVAYRRLVTRAVCAVEPEPAAPPPPRYTPGNAGHSQAQLVRETIKWILTDRSCRTKNVLCNGIHQGGQANLVSSSSWNILLHRIGDLLMCYILRHSAVFLPIKKSDYFQVTGVPLNIVLHKPIFASTMARKQQSRSTKVKCPMCHVLRNAKMKLNITGGNRGNSSDSAFYCSDNTQKCDALQSSGSCDAERVIKPNCSSDGCNCSNCFTRKPRKRKRLYSWQRCSKQKQFCNEDNLTELSKLNDSNYALCNLLSDGSAAGVNGQTHSLKRTADNISIGMNNGEFVSQTEEPCNVPVLSLKKPPSSVLDTSPSQDLLCGYSKSGVQCTSPKVGPSSYSQLNSGSICFNCLMLNASKCVSVDSLIPRQAIFYNKEISENVFHRSNLTNKRKGPDALSLLKRIFGIKECCIKFFQCDCHGSSRPNSNCLIICSSLHLFDFLSIWLYYCKWLMIPVTRYHWMLQLVKNLVRNSKRCQYKKLFLKHCSVKSKVAKDGLPSGNIQYSTGGKSAYCGESFAQLEAYSTHQQVVSFVWAVLTRIIPQPLLGNPSSKRSLRVNIWKFIRLRRFETFQVTDCIRELKAPEYSWLSKIGFTSCFCSVLLGEETGLSNGTEEQKQNNLLHCWISWLFSDIVIPLISTYFYVTERETKRYDVFYYPKSVWRNLTSNTIASLNAQSFKILRGTSRRAIKHLYRSSRVRFLPKAKDIRPLVNFKAQSKDGILYKCHLVIKKIRDDNPEMFGSSVFDYDGVYKNLSSFMSSVRRQLKESKIYIVVADVSKAFDCVNHDVLLKIMDDVLKGDEYALRKCTKVIYSRSKNVAYRFDSNVSVSNGNGINDFSIQPSSGGGILVDQGTVSTIRKEELQRVLFEQVKCNILKIGHNFYLQQVGIAQGNKLSPNLCSLYYGHLENSVILNFLHDGNSGDAISEPEFLMMRFIDDFMFISLSKKHALNFFNRMRRGFVYYNTYMNDSKYGFNFNIGDNEQCDNRLYRGDDGVTFIPWSGLLINCENLEIQADYTRYLGITIISTITVKMHSSMKYLRSKLCHYMRPKCHPIFYDSNINSLGTVRLNIYQAFLLCAMKFHCYMQSMPYSSISKPELLHVIKKTFRYMHSLIVSRMQDMELQSNVRPVLKLRRKETNWLGLSAYIRVLQKKQSRYKDLLALLIAEAEGYGHMDRDSDSLCYAVDDSHSSMFWKFKY; encoded by the exons ATGgcgcggcggcgccgccgtcgcGCGTTCGGCGGCCGCCCGGAGCTCCGCCTGGCCTACGGCTCCCACGCCCGCCCGCTCGGCCGCGCGATCATCGCGCTGCTGCCCCCGTCCCCGCCCCCCGGCGCCCCCTGCCCCGTCTGCCGCGGCGCGGCCTCCGGGTGCCTCGCGTGCCGCCGCTGGGCGCACCTCCTCCGCGACGGCGACCCCGTCGCGTACCGCCGCCTCGTCACCCGCGCCGTCTGCGCCGTCGAGCCCGAGCcggccgcgcccccgccgccgcggtACACCCCAGGGAACGCCGGGCACTCGCAGGCCCAG CTCGTTCGGGAGACGATAAAGTGGATCTTGACGGATCGCTCCTGTAGAACCAAGAACGTCCTCTGCAATGGTATCCATCAG GGTGGCCAGGCTAACCTTGTTTCTTCTTCATCCTGGAATATTCTCCTGCATAGA ATTGGGGATCTTCTCATGTGCTATATTCTGCGGCATTCAGCAGTCTTTTTGCCCATTAAAAAGAGTGATTACTTTCAGGTGACTGGTGTTCCACTCAACATTGTTCTGCACAAGCCTATATTTGCCAGTACCAtggcaagaaaacaacaatccaGATCTACAAAAGTCAAATGTCCTATG TGCCATGTGTTGCGTAATGCAAAGATGAAACTAAACATAACCGGAGGCAATCGTGGCAACAGTTCAGACTCTGCGTTTTACTGTTCAGATAACACTCAGAAATGTGATGCTCTACAAAGTTCTGGAAGTTGTGATGCTGAAAGAGTTATAAAGCCTAATTGTTCAAGTGATGGATGTAACTGTTCCAATTGCTTTACCCGGAAGCCTAGGAAAAGAAAAAGATTGTACAGCTGGCAGCGCTGCAGTAAGCAGAAGCAGTTCTGTAACGAAGATAACTTGACAGAGTTAAGTAAATTAAACGACAGTAATTACGCTCTGTGTAATCTCTTATCAGATGGCTCAGCTGCTGGAGTCAATGGTCAAACACACTCCTTGAAGCGTACTGCAGATAACATTTCTATTGGAATGAACAATGGTGAATTTGTTTCACAAACTGAAGAGCCATGCAATGTACCTGTCCTGTCATTAAAGAAGCCACCTAGTTCTGTGTTAGATACTAGTCCTTCCCAGGATCTATTGTGTGGTTACAGTAAATCAGGAGTCCAATGTACAAGTCCCAAAGTAGGACCCTCCAGCTACTCACAACTGAAT AGTGGTTCCATCTGTTTCAATTGCTTAATGTTGAATGCTTCGAAATGTGTGTCAGTAGATTCTTTGATACCAAGACAGGCCATTTTCTATAACAAAGAAATATCTGAGAATGTCTTCCATCGCAGCA ACTTGACAAATAAAAGGAAAGGACCAGACGCACTGTCTTTATTAAAGCGCATATTTGGAATCAAGGAATGCTGCATAAAGTTCTTCCAATGTGATTGCCATGGATCTTCCAGACCAAATTCTAATTGCCT GATAATATGTTCATCACTTCATCTTTTTGATTTTTTATCTATCTGGCTCTATTATTGTAAGTGGTTAATGATTCCTGTTACCAGGTATCATTGGATGCTTCAACTAGTGAAAAATCTCGTAAGGAATTCTAAACGCTGCCAGTACAAGAAACTATTTCTGAAGCATTGTTCTGTTAAGTCTAAG GTGGCAAAAGATGGGCTCCCTTCAGGCAACATACAATATTCAACAGGAGGAAAATCAGCATATTGTGGTGAATCTTTTGCTCAGTTGGAAGCTTACAGTACACATCAGCAAGTAGTATCCTTTGTCTGGGCAGTGTTGACACGTATCATACCACAGCCTTTGTTAGGGAATCCTTCTAGTAAGAGATCTTTAAGGGTGAACATTTGGAAGTTTATAAGGTTACGCAGGTTTGAAACATTTCAAGTAACTGATTGTATTCGTGAGTTGAAAGCACCAGAATATTCTTGGCTATCAAAAATTGGATTCACTAGTTGCTTTTGTTCTGTACTACTTGGAGAAGAGACTGGGCTGTCAAATGGTACAGAGGAGCAGAAACAGAACAATCTCTTGCATTGTTGGATTAGCTGGTTATTTTCTGACATTGTGATCCCATTGATCAGTACATACTTTTATGTTACAGAAAGAGAAACAAAACGATATGATGTTTTCTATTATCCAAAGTCAGTGTGGAGGAACCTAACTAGCAATACTATTGCTTCCTTAAATGCGCAGAGCTTCAAGATTTTGCGTGGTACATCGAGGAGAGCAATAAAACATTTGTACCGTTCTTCAAGAGTGAGATTTCTTCCAAAAGCAAAAGATATCAGACCATTAGTAAATTTTAAAGCTCAGTCAAAGGATGGTATTCTCTACAAGTGTCATTTAGTTATTAAAAAAATAAGGGATGATAACCCAGAGATGTTTGGTTCTTCTGTTTTTGATTATGATGGTGTTTACAAAAATCTTTCCAGTTTTATGTCTTCAGTAAGAAGACAGTTGAAAGAGTCAAAGATATATATTGTGGTTGCTGATGTATCTAAGGCATTTGATTGTGTTAATCATGACGTGCTACTGAAAATTATGGATGATGTTCTGAAAGGTGATGAGTATGCCTTGAGAAAATGTACCAAAGTAATTTACAGTAGGTCTAAGAATGTGGCTTACCGCTTTGATTCAAATGTATCCGTCAGCAACGGAAACGGTATTAACGATTTCTCAATTCAGCCGTCATCAGGTGGTGGCATTCTAGTTGATCAG GGAACTGTTAGTACAATTCGGAAGGAAGAGCTTCAACGTGTCCTTTTCGAACAAGTCAAGTGCAATATTCTGAAGATTGGGCATAATTTTTACTTGCAGCAAGTAGGGATTGCTCAAGGAAACAAGTTATCCCCTAACCTTTGTTCCCTATACTATGGTCACCTTGAGAAttctgtgatattgaattttctGCATGATGGAAATTCAGGAGATGCTATTTCAGAACCGGAATTTTTAATGATGAGGTTCAttgatgacttcatgtttatctctCTCTCAAAGAAGCATGCTTTGAATTTCTTTAAtaggatgagaagaggttttgtgTACTACAATACTTACATGAATGACAGCAAATATGGTTTTAATTTCAACATTGGAGATAACGAGCAGTGCGATAATAGGCTCTACAGGGGCGATGATGGAGTCACTTTCATACCATGGAGTGGTTTGCTTATAAACTGTGAAAATTTAGAAATTCAAGCTGATTATACAAG GTATTTAGGCATTACAATCATCTCCACGATCACTGTGAAGATGCATTCTTCCATGAAGTACCTTCGTAGCAAGCTATGTCATTATATGCGCCCGAAGTGCCATCCCATTTTCTATGACTCCAATATCAACTCACTGGGCACTGTAAGACTGAATATATATCAAGCCTTCCTGTTATGCGCAATGAAGTTTCATTGCTATATGCAGAGCATGCCTTATTCCAGCATAAGCAAACCCGAGTTGCTGCATGTCATTAAGAAGACCTTCAG GTACATGCATAGTCTGATTGTTAGCCGTATGCAAGATATGGAGCTGCAATCCAATGTTCGCCCAGTTCTAAAGCTAAGACGCAAAGAAACCAATTGGCTTGGACTATCTGCCTACATCCGCGTGCTTCAAAAGAAACAATCTCGTTACAAGGATTTGTTGGCGTTGTTGATAGCAGAGGCTGAGGGTTATGGTCATATGGACCGTGATTCTGACAGTTTGTGCTATGCTGTGGATGATTCTCACTCGTCAATGTTCTGGAAGTTCAAATATTAG
- the LOC123165584 gene encoding telomerase reverse transcriptase isoform X2, whose translation MARRRRRRAFGGRPELRLAYGSHARPLGRAIIALLPPSPPPGAPCPVCRGAASGCLACRRWAHLLRDGDPVAYRRLVTRAVCAVEPEPAAPPPPRYTPGNAGHSQAQLVRETIKWILTDRSCRTKNVLCNGIHQGGQANLVSSSSWNILLHRIGDLLMCYILRHSAVFLPIKKSDYFQVTGVPLNIVLHKPIFASTMARKQQSRSTKVKCPMCHVLRNAKMKLNITGGNRGNSSDSAFYCSDNTQKCDALQSSGSCDAERVIKPNCSSDGCNCSNCFTRKPRKRKRLYSWQRCSKQKQFCNEDNLTELSKLNDSNYALCNLLSDGSAAGVNGQTHSLKRTADNISIGMNNGEFVSQTEEPCNVPVLSLKKPPSSVLDTSPSQDLLCGYSKSGVQCTSPKVGPSSYSQLNSGSICFNCLMLNASKCVSVDSLIPRQAIFYNKEISENVFHRSNLTNKRKGPDALSLLKRIFGIKECCIKFFQCDCHGSSRPNSNCLYHWMLQLVKNLVRNSKRCQYKKLFLKHCSVKSKVAKDGLPSGNIQYSTGGKSAYCGESFAQLEAYSTHQQVVSFVWAVLTRIIPQPLLGNPSSKRSLRVNIWKFIRLRRFETFQVTDCIRELKAPEYSWLSKIGFTSCFCSVLLGEETGLSNGTEEQKQNNLLHCWISWLFSDIVIPLISTYFYVTERETKRYDVFYYPKSVWRNLTSNTIASLNAQSFKILRGTSRRAIKHLYRSSRVRFLPKAKDIRPLVNFKAQSKDGILYKCHLVIKKIRDDNPEMFGSSVFDYDGVYKNLSSFMSSVRRQLKESKIYIVVADVSKAFDCVNHDVLLKIMDDVLKGDEYALRKCTKVIYSRSKNVAYRFDSNVSVSNGNGINDFSIQPSSGGGILVDQGTVSTIRKEELQRVLFEQVKCNILKIGHNFYLQQVGIAQGNKLSPNLCSLYYGHLENSVILNFLHDGNSGDAISEPEFLMMRFIDDFMFISLSKKHALNFFNRMRRGFVYYNTYMNDSKYGFNFNIGDNEQCDNRLYRGDDGVTFIPWSGLLINCENLEIQADYTRYLGITIISTITVKMHSSMKYLRSKLCHYMRPKCHPIFYDSNINSLGTVRLNIYQAFLLCAMKFHCYMQSMPYSSISKPELLHVIKKTFRYMHSLIVSRMQDMELQSNVRPVLKLRRKETNWLGLSAYIRVLQKKQSRYKDLLALLIAEAEGYGHMDRDSDSLCYAVDDSHSSMFWKFKY comes from the exons ATGgcgcggcggcgccgccgtcgcGCGTTCGGCGGCCGCCCGGAGCTCCGCCTGGCCTACGGCTCCCACGCCCGCCCGCTCGGCCGCGCGATCATCGCGCTGCTGCCCCCGTCCCCGCCCCCCGGCGCCCCCTGCCCCGTCTGCCGCGGCGCGGCCTCCGGGTGCCTCGCGTGCCGCCGCTGGGCGCACCTCCTCCGCGACGGCGACCCCGTCGCGTACCGCCGCCTCGTCACCCGCGCCGTCTGCGCCGTCGAGCCCGAGCcggccgcgcccccgccgccgcggtACACCCCAGGGAACGCCGGGCACTCGCAGGCCCAG CTCGTTCGGGAGACGATAAAGTGGATCTTGACGGATCGCTCCTGTAGAACCAAGAACGTCCTCTGCAATGGTATCCATCAG GGTGGCCAGGCTAACCTTGTTTCTTCTTCATCCTGGAATATTCTCCTGCATAGA ATTGGGGATCTTCTCATGTGCTATATTCTGCGGCATTCAGCAGTCTTTTTGCCCATTAAAAAGAGTGATTACTTTCAGGTGACTGGTGTTCCACTCAACATTGTTCTGCACAAGCCTATATTTGCCAGTACCAtggcaagaaaacaacaatccaGATCTACAAAAGTCAAATGTCCTATG TGCCATGTGTTGCGTAATGCAAAGATGAAACTAAACATAACCGGAGGCAATCGTGGCAACAGTTCAGACTCTGCGTTTTACTGTTCAGATAACACTCAGAAATGTGATGCTCTACAAAGTTCTGGAAGTTGTGATGCTGAAAGAGTTATAAAGCCTAATTGTTCAAGTGATGGATGTAACTGTTCCAATTGCTTTACCCGGAAGCCTAGGAAAAGAAAAAGATTGTACAGCTGGCAGCGCTGCAGTAAGCAGAAGCAGTTCTGTAACGAAGATAACTTGACAGAGTTAAGTAAATTAAACGACAGTAATTACGCTCTGTGTAATCTCTTATCAGATGGCTCAGCTGCTGGAGTCAATGGTCAAACACACTCCTTGAAGCGTACTGCAGATAACATTTCTATTGGAATGAACAATGGTGAATTTGTTTCACAAACTGAAGAGCCATGCAATGTACCTGTCCTGTCATTAAAGAAGCCACCTAGTTCTGTGTTAGATACTAGTCCTTCCCAGGATCTATTGTGTGGTTACAGTAAATCAGGAGTCCAATGTACAAGTCCCAAAGTAGGACCCTCCAGCTACTCACAACTGAAT AGTGGTTCCATCTGTTTCAATTGCTTAATGTTGAATGCTTCGAAATGTGTGTCAGTAGATTCTTTGATACCAAGACAGGCCATTTTCTATAACAAAGAAATATCTGAGAATGTCTTCCATCGCAGCA ACTTGACAAATAAAAGGAAAGGACCAGACGCACTGTCTTTATTAAAGCGCATATTTGGAATCAAGGAATGCTGCATAAAGTTCTTCCAATGTGATTGCCATGGATCTTCCAGACCAAATTCTAATTGCCT GTATCATTGGATGCTTCAACTAGTGAAAAATCTCGTAAGGAATTCTAAACGCTGCCAGTACAAGAAACTATTTCTGAAGCATTGTTCTGTTAAGTCTAAG GTGGCAAAAGATGGGCTCCCTTCAGGCAACATACAATATTCAACAGGAGGAAAATCAGCATATTGTGGTGAATCTTTTGCTCAGTTGGAAGCTTACAGTACACATCAGCAAGTAGTATCCTTTGTCTGGGCAGTGTTGACACGTATCATACCACAGCCTTTGTTAGGGAATCCTTCTAGTAAGAGATCTTTAAGGGTGAACATTTGGAAGTTTATAAGGTTACGCAGGTTTGAAACATTTCAAGTAACTGATTGTATTCGTGAGTTGAAAGCACCAGAATATTCTTGGCTATCAAAAATTGGATTCACTAGTTGCTTTTGTTCTGTACTACTTGGAGAAGAGACTGGGCTGTCAAATGGTACAGAGGAGCAGAAACAGAACAATCTCTTGCATTGTTGGATTAGCTGGTTATTTTCTGACATTGTGATCCCATTGATCAGTACATACTTTTATGTTACAGAAAGAGAAACAAAACGATATGATGTTTTCTATTATCCAAAGTCAGTGTGGAGGAACCTAACTAGCAATACTATTGCTTCCTTAAATGCGCAGAGCTTCAAGATTTTGCGTGGTACATCGAGGAGAGCAATAAAACATTTGTACCGTTCTTCAAGAGTGAGATTTCTTCCAAAAGCAAAAGATATCAGACCATTAGTAAATTTTAAAGCTCAGTCAAAGGATGGTATTCTCTACAAGTGTCATTTAGTTATTAAAAAAATAAGGGATGATAACCCAGAGATGTTTGGTTCTTCTGTTTTTGATTATGATGGTGTTTACAAAAATCTTTCCAGTTTTATGTCTTCAGTAAGAAGACAGTTGAAAGAGTCAAAGATATATATTGTGGTTGCTGATGTATCTAAGGCATTTGATTGTGTTAATCATGACGTGCTACTGAAAATTATGGATGATGTTCTGAAAGGTGATGAGTATGCCTTGAGAAAATGTACCAAAGTAATTTACAGTAGGTCTAAGAATGTGGCTTACCGCTTTGATTCAAATGTATCCGTCAGCAACGGAAACGGTATTAACGATTTCTCAATTCAGCCGTCATCAGGTGGTGGCATTCTAGTTGATCAG GGAACTGTTAGTACAATTCGGAAGGAAGAGCTTCAACGTGTCCTTTTCGAACAAGTCAAGTGCAATATTCTGAAGATTGGGCATAATTTTTACTTGCAGCAAGTAGGGATTGCTCAAGGAAACAAGTTATCCCCTAACCTTTGTTCCCTATACTATGGTCACCTTGAGAAttctgtgatattgaattttctGCATGATGGAAATTCAGGAGATGCTATTTCAGAACCGGAATTTTTAATGATGAGGTTCAttgatgacttcatgtttatctctCTCTCAAAGAAGCATGCTTTGAATTTCTTTAAtaggatgagaagaggttttgtgTACTACAATACTTACATGAATGACAGCAAATATGGTTTTAATTTCAACATTGGAGATAACGAGCAGTGCGATAATAGGCTCTACAGGGGCGATGATGGAGTCACTTTCATACCATGGAGTGGTTTGCTTATAAACTGTGAAAATTTAGAAATTCAAGCTGATTATACAAG GTATTTAGGCATTACAATCATCTCCACGATCACTGTGAAGATGCATTCTTCCATGAAGTACCTTCGTAGCAAGCTATGTCATTATATGCGCCCGAAGTGCCATCCCATTTTCTATGACTCCAATATCAACTCACTGGGCACTGTAAGACTGAATATATATCAAGCCTTCCTGTTATGCGCAATGAAGTTTCATTGCTATATGCAGAGCATGCCTTATTCCAGCATAAGCAAACCCGAGTTGCTGCATGTCATTAAGAAGACCTTCAG GTACATGCATAGTCTGATTGTTAGCCGTATGCAAGATATGGAGCTGCAATCCAATGTTCGCCCAGTTCTAAAGCTAAGACGCAAAGAAACCAATTGGCTTGGACTATCTGCCTACATCCGCGTGCTTCAAAAGAAACAATCTCGTTACAAGGATTTGTTGGCGTTGTTGATAGCAGAGGCTGAGGGTTATGGTCATATGGACCGTGATTCTGACAGTTTGTGCTATGCTGTGGATGATTCTCACTCGTCAATGTTCTGGAAGTTCAAATATTAG
- the LOC123165584 gene encoding telomerase reverse transcriptase isoform X3, producing the protein MCYILRHSAVFLPIKKSDYFQVTGVPLNIVLHKPIFASTMARKQQSRSTKVKCPMCHVLRNAKMKLNITGGNRGNSSDSAFYCSDNTQKCDALQSSGSCDAERVIKPNCSSDGCNCSNCFTRKPRKRKRLYSWQRCSKQKQFCNEDNLTELSKLNDSNYALCNLLSDGSAAGVNGQTHSLKRTADNISIGMNNGEFVSQTEEPCNVPVLSLKKPPSSVLDTSPSQDLLCGYSKSGVQCTSPKVGPSSYSQLNSGSICFNCLMLNASKCVSVDSLIPRQAIFYNKEISENVFHRSNLTNKRKGPDALSLLKRIFGIKECCIKFFQCDCHGSSRPNSNCLIICSSLHLFDFLSIWLYYCKWLMIPVTRYHWMLQLVKNLVRNSKRCQYKKLFLKHCSVKSKVAKDGLPSGNIQYSTGGKSAYCGESFAQLEAYSTHQQVVSFVWAVLTRIIPQPLLGNPSSKRSLRVNIWKFIRLRRFETFQVTDCIRELKAPEYSWLSKIGFTSCFCSVLLGEETGLSNGTEEQKQNNLLHCWISWLFSDIVIPLISTYFYVTERETKRYDVFYYPKSVWRNLTSNTIASLNAQSFKILRGTSRRAIKHLYRSSRVRFLPKAKDIRPLVNFKAQSKDGILYKCHLVIKKIRDDNPEMFGSSVFDYDGVYKNLSSFMSSVRRQLKESKIYIVVADVSKAFDCVNHDVLLKIMDDVLKGDEYALRKCTKVIYSRSKNVAYRFDSNVSVSNGNGINDFSIQPSSGGGILVDQGTVSTIRKEELQRVLFEQVKCNILKIGHNFYLQQVGIAQGNKLSPNLCSLYYGHLENSVILNFLHDGNSGDAISEPEFLMMRFIDDFMFISLSKKHALNFFNRMRRGFVYYNTYMNDSKYGFNFNIGDNEQCDNRLYRGDDGVTFIPWSGLLINCENLEIQADYTRYLGITIISTITVKMHSSMKYLRSKLCHYMRPKCHPIFYDSNINSLGTVRLNIYQAFLLCAMKFHCYMQSMPYSSISKPELLHVIKKTFRYMHSLIVSRMQDMELQSNVRPVLKLRRKETNWLGLSAYIRVLQKKQSRYKDLLALLIAEAEGYGHMDRDSDSLCYAVDDSHSSMFWKFKY; encoded by the exons ATGTGCTATATTCTGCGGCATTCAGCAGTCTTTTTGCCCATTAAAAAGAGTGATTACTTTCAGGTGACTGGTGTTCCACTCAACATTGTTCTGCACAAGCCTATATTTGCCAGTACCAtggcaagaaaacaacaatccaGATCTACAAAAGTCAAATGTCCTATG TGCCATGTGTTGCGTAATGCAAAGATGAAACTAAACATAACCGGAGGCAATCGTGGCAACAGTTCAGACTCTGCGTTTTACTGTTCAGATAACACTCAGAAATGTGATGCTCTACAAAGTTCTGGAAGTTGTGATGCTGAAAGAGTTATAAAGCCTAATTGTTCAAGTGATGGATGTAACTGTTCCAATTGCTTTACCCGGAAGCCTAGGAAAAGAAAAAGATTGTACAGCTGGCAGCGCTGCAGTAAGCAGAAGCAGTTCTGTAACGAAGATAACTTGACAGAGTTAAGTAAATTAAACGACAGTAATTACGCTCTGTGTAATCTCTTATCAGATGGCTCAGCTGCTGGAGTCAATGGTCAAACACACTCCTTGAAGCGTACTGCAGATAACATTTCTATTGGAATGAACAATGGTGAATTTGTTTCACAAACTGAAGAGCCATGCAATGTACCTGTCCTGTCATTAAAGAAGCCACCTAGTTCTGTGTTAGATACTAGTCCTTCCCAGGATCTATTGTGTGGTTACAGTAAATCAGGAGTCCAATGTACAAGTCCCAAAGTAGGACCCTCCAGCTACTCACAACTGAAT AGTGGTTCCATCTGTTTCAATTGCTTAATGTTGAATGCTTCGAAATGTGTGTCAGTAGATTCTTTGATACCAAGACAGGCCATTTTCTATAACAAAGAAATATCTGAGAATGTCTTCCATCGCAGCA ACTTGACAAATAAAAGGAAAGGACCAGACGCACTGTCTTTATTAAAGCGCATATTTGGAATCAAGGAATGCTGCATAAAGTTCTTCCAATGTGATTGCCATGGATCTTCCAGACCAAATTCTAATTGCCT GATAATATGTTCATCACTTCATCTTTTTGATTTTTTATCTATCTGGCTCTATTATTGTAAGTGGTTAATGATTCCTGTTACCAGGTATCATTGGATGCTTCAACTAGTGAAAAATCTCGTAAGGAATTCTAAACGCTGCCAGTACAAGAAACTATTTCTGAAGCATTGTTCTGTTAAGTCTAAG GTGGCAAAAGATGGGCTCCCTTCAGGCAACATACAATATTCAACAGGAGGAAAATCAGCATATTGTGGTGAATCTTTTGCTCAGTTGGAAGCTTACAGTACACATCAGCAAGTAGTATCCTTTGTCTGGGCAGTGTTGACACGTATCATACCACAGCCTTTGTTAGGGAATCCTTCTAGTAAGAGATCTTTAAGGGTGAACATTTGGAAGTTTATAAGGTTACGCAGGTTTGAAACATTTCAAGTAACTGATTGTATTCGTGAGTTGAAAGCACCAGAATATTCTTGGCTATCAAAAATTGGATTCACTAGTTGCTTTTGTTCTGTACTACTTGGAGAAGAGACTGGGCTGTCAAATGGTACAGAGGAGCAGAAACAGAACAATCTCTTGCATTGTTGGATTAGCTGGTTATTTTCTGACATTGTGATCCCATTGATCAGTACATACTTTTATGTTACAGAAAGAGAAACAAAACGATATGATGTTTTCTATTATCCAAAGTCAGTGTGGAGGAACCTAACTAGCAATACTATTGCTTCCTTAAATGCGCAGAGCTTCAAGATTTTGCGTGGTACATCGAGGAGAGCAATAAAACATTTGTACCGTTCTTCAAGAGTGAGATTTCTTCCAAAAGCAAAAGATATCAGACCATTAGTAAATTTTAAAGCTCAGTCAAAGGATGGTATTCTCTACAAGTGTCATTTAGTTATTAAAAAAATAAGGGATGATAACCCAGAGATGTTTGGTTCTTCTGTTTTTGATTATGATGGTGTTTACAAAAATCTTTCCAGTTTTATGTCTTCAGTAAGAAGACAGTTGAAAGAGTCAAAGATATATATTGTGGTTGCTGATGTATCTAAGGCATTTGATTGTGTTAATCATGACGTGCTACTGAAAATTATGGATGATGTTCTGAAAGGTGATGAGTATGCCTTGAGAAAATGTACCAAAGTAATTTACAGTAGGTCTAAGAATGTGGCTTACCGCTTTGATTCAAATGTATCCGTCAGCAACGGAAACGGTATTAACGATTTCTCAATTCAGCCGTCATCAGGTGGTGGCATTCTAGTTGATCAG GGAACTGTTAGTACAATTCGGAAGGAAGAGCTTCAACGTGTCCTTTTCGAACAAGTCAAGTGCAATATTCTGAAGATTGGGCATAATTTTTACTTGCAGCAAGTAGGGATTGCTCAAGGAAACAAGTTATCCCCTAACCTTTGTTCCCTATACTATGGTCACCTTGAGAAttctgtgatattgaattttctGCATGATGGAAATTCAGGAGATGCTATTTCAGAACCGGAATTTTTAATGATGAGGTTCAttgatgacttcatgtttatctctCTCTCAAAGAAGCATGCTTTGAATTTCTTTAAtaggatgagaagaggttttgtgTACTACAATACTTACATGAATGACAGCAAATATGGTTTTAATTTCAACATTGGAGATAACGAGCAGTGCGATAATAGGCTCTACAGGGGCGATGATGGAGTCACTTTCATACCATGGAGTGGTTTGCTTATAAACTGTGAAAATTTAGAAATTCAAGCTGATTATACAAG GTATTTAGGCATTACAATCATCTCCACGATCACTGTGAAGATGCATTCTTCCATGAAGTACCTTCGTAGCAAGCTATGTCATTATATGCGCCCGAAGTGCCATCCCATTTTCTATGACTCCAATATCAACTCACTGGGCACTGTAAGACTGAATATATATCAAGCCTTCCTGTTATGCGCAATGAAGTTTCATTGCTATATGCAGAGCATGCCTTATTCCAGCATAAGCAAACCCGAGTTGCTGCATGTCATTAAGAAGACCTTCAG GTACATGCATAGTCTGATTGTTAGCCGTATGCAAGATATGGAGCTGCAATCCAATGTTCGCCCAGTTCTAAAGCTAAGACGCAAAGAAACCAATTGGCTTGGACTATCTGCCTACATCCGCGTGCTTCAAAAGAAACAATCTCGTTACAAGGATTTGTTGGCGTTGTTGATAGCAGAGGCTGAGGGTTATGGTCATATGGACCGTGATTCTGACAGTTTGTGCTATGCTGTGGATGATTCTCACTCGTCAATGTTCTGGAAGTTCAAATATTAG